In one window of Buchnera aphidicola (Rhopalosiphum maidis) DNA:
- the znuA gene encoding zinc ABC transporter substrate-binding protein ZnuA yields the protein MSKNKKKVFFSILGMLLILIPNNGYATILTVFRPLGFIAAAIADKVTKVEVILPNGATVQNYYFRPLDLIKIKNSDFIILIGDEIEPFFLKKAVNYFKKKTVVLSKVKKINFLLTHDINLKKNKKKQKNTLQNKKEINNILYDMHIWLSPQIALESSIAIHDMLLKLIPQKKNILDANLKNFKLCLSKTNKDIKKNISSIKEKKYFTFHNAYKYFENFYGLHPLGRFKKYPGIQTSIRYLYEVRNQILKKKARCIFTEPQFHSNIIDVITRGNNIQKGSLDLFGTAIPLVKNSYVNFLVKLSNQYISCLKNI from the coding sequence ATGTCAAAAAATAAAAAGAAGGTTTTTTTTTCTATATTAGGAATGTTATTAATATTAATACCAAACAATGGTTATGCTACTATATTAACTGTATTTAGACCCTTAGGGTTTATCGCAGCAGCGATTGCAGATAAAGTAACTAAAGTAGAAGTAATTCTACCAAATGGAGCAACAGTACAAAATTATTATTTTCGTCCATTAGATTTAATTAAAATAAAAAATTCTGATTTTATAATTTTAATAGGAGATGAGATAGAACCTTTTTTTTTAAAAAAAGCAGTAAATTATTTTAAAAAAAAAACCGTTGTGTTAAGCAAAGTAAAAAAAATTAATTTTCTTTTAACACACGATATAAATTTAAAAAAAAACAAAAAAAAACAAAAAAATACTTTACAAAATAAAAAAGAAATTAATAATATATTGTATGATATGCATATATGGTTGTCACCTCAAATTGCATTAGAATCATCAATAGCTATACATGATATGCTATTGAAATTAATTCCTCAAAAAAAAAATATTTTAGATGCAAATTTAAAAAATTTTAAGTTATGTTTATCAAAAACAAATAAAGATATAAAAAAAAACATATCATCTATAAAAGAAAAAAAATATTTTACTTTTCATAATGCCTATAAATATTTTGAAAATTTTTATGGACTTCATCCATTAGGACGATTTAAAAAATATCCTGGAATACAAACAAGCATTCGGTATTTGTATGAGGTTAGAAATCAAATATTAAAAAAAAAGGCAAGATGTATTTTTACAGAACCACAATTTCATTCAAATATTATTGACGTTATAACACGCGGAAACAATATTCAAAAAGGAAGTCTTGATCTTTTTGGTACAGCTATTCCATTAGTGAAAAATAGCTATGTAAATTTTCTTGTAAAATTATCTAACCAATACATTAGCTGCTTAAAAAATATTTAA
- the znuC gene encoding zinc ABC transporter ATP-binding protein ZnuC, whose amino-acid sequence MLELIILKNVYVNFSNRSILSNISLSLIPNRIVTLIGPNGAGKSTLIRVILGLIQPNLGNVIRSPKVSVGYVPQKLHLNNLLPITVERFMKLSKKKKNVNILKTLKRVKAESLQYSPLQKLSGGEMQRILLARALLNNPNLLVLDEPIQGVDVMGQLDLYELINQIRSQIQCSILIVSHDLNFVMAKTDYVICLNKHICCSGTPKTVFKNAEFTSIFGSKLIKELAIYKHDHDHVHQY is encoded by the coding sequence ATGTTAGAATTGATTATTTTAAAAAACGTTTATGTGAACTTCTCAAATCGTTCTATTTTATCGAATATATCTTTATCTCTAATTCCTAATCGTATTGTTACTTTAATAGGACCTAATGGAGCTGGAAAATCTACTTTAATACGTGTTATTTTAGGATTAATACAACCTAATTTAGGAAACGTTATTCGATCTCCTAAAGTGTCTGTTGGCTATGTACCTCAAAAATTACATCTTAATAATTTATTACCTATTACAGTAGAAAGGTTTATGAAACTATCAAAAAAGAAAAAAAACGTAAATATATTAAAAACATTAAAACGTGTAAAAGCAGAATCACTCCAGTATTCTCCATTGCAAAAATTATCTGGTGGAGAAATGCAACGTATTCTTTTAGCCAGAGCATTATTAAATAATCCAAATTTACTTGTTTTAGACGAGCCTATACAGGGAGTTGATGTAATGGGTCAATTAGATTTATATGAATTAATTAATCAAATTCGATCCCAAATCCAATGCTCTATTTTAATAGTTTCTCATGATTTAAATTTTGTTATGGCTAAAACAGATTATGTAATTTGTTTAAATAAACATATTTGTTGCTCTGGTACTCCCAAAACAGTTTTTAAAAATGCAGAGTTTACTTCTATATTTGGATCAAAACTTATAAAAGAATTGGCAATTTATAAGCATGATCATGATCATGTACATCAATATTAA
- the znuB gene encoding zinc ABC transporter permease subunit ZnuB, whose protein sequence is MFELIYPGWLAGILLSFATGPLGSFIIWRRISSFGDTLSHSSILGLAISILFKIDSFYTVLFFMSFLAIVLAWIEKLLSVSLETILSIISYSSLSLGMIFISLMSTSRHIDLSNYLFGDLLIVTKFDLFIISLGSLTVLTVLFLRWNSILLLTINEELAQIDGVNIFYARLTLMLTTALAISIAIKFVGVLLITSLLIIPPATAQLFSDSPEKMIIISIIISIISVTGGIFLSFFYNTPTSPSIVLFSSCVYLLSNVKKFL, encoded by the coding sequence ATGTTTGAATTAATTTATCCAGGGTGGTTGGCTGGTATTTTATTATCTTTTGCAACAGGACCTTTAGGTTCATTTATTATTTGGCGTCGTATATCGTCTTTTGGTGATACGTTATCTCATTCTTCTATACTAGGATTAGCTATATCTATATTATTTAAAATCGATTCTTTTTATACAGTATTATTTTTTATGAGTTTTCTTGCTATTGTATTAGCATGGATTGAAAAGTTATTGTCAGTTTCATTGGAAACAATATTAAGTATAATATCGTATAGTTCATTATCTTTAGGAATGATTTTTATAAGTTTAATGTCTACTTCTCGTCATATAGATCTTAGCAATTATTTATTTGGTGATTTGTTAATTGTGACAAAATTTGATTTATTTATTATTTCTTTAGGAAGTTTGACTGTTTTAACCGTTTTATTTTTACGTTGGAATTCTATTTTGTTGCTGACAATTAATGAAGAATTAGCTCAAATAGATGGTGTTAACATTTTTTATGCGCGTTTGACTTTAATGTTAACTACGGCTTTAGCTATTTCTATTGCCATAAAATTTGTCGGCGTACTATTAATAACTTCATTGTTAATTATTCCTCCTGCAACTGCACAACTTTTTTCTGATTCTCCAGAAAAAATGATTATTATTTCAATAATAATAAGTATTATTTCAGTTACAGGTGGAATTTTTTTATCTTTTTTTTATAATACTCCAACTAGTCCATCCATTGTTTTATTTTCTTCCTGCGTTTACTTATTAAGTAATGTAAAAAAATTTTTATAA
- the aspS gene encoding aspartate--tRNA ligase, with product MRTKYCGNIRIIDLNRSIVLCGWVNKIRNFSQFIFIDMRDWTGIVQLVFEKKNNKAFKQALDLKNESCIQVIGIVKKRSAKNKNLDTGEIEILVNKINIFNISKALPLDYSNNSNDDIRLKYRYLDLRRSQLLENLKIRNKITYLIRIFMTKKNFLDIETPFLTKSTPEGARDYLVPSRNYPGKFYALPQSPQLFKQLLMISGIDKYYQIVKCFRDEDLRADRQPEFTQIDIEAAFVSSSQIRNFAEKLIKKIWLKIIDYNLNKFPKISFYDAIQRYGTDKPDLRNPMEIIDVTDIFIEQKFSSFFKINAEKKNRIALLCFFQGNKISRKKIDEYSNYVKKFGSKKLFYIKINTIENGFENIQSSMKNILDKNTLENILRKTNAKNGDILFLIADEEKIVNKSLGMLRIKLGDDFAFFKKNTWKPVWIVDFPMFKEDYNGKFSCNHHPFTALKKNNQKKLKKNPNLAISDSYDLVINGYEIGGGSVRIHDSKIQKKIFNIIGIEKKIQIEKFGFLIEALKYGAPPHAGIALGLDRIVMLLTKTNNIKDVIAFPKTTSASCLMTNSPSKSKKSTLSELGINLNKNK from the coding sequence ATGCGTACTAAATATTGTGGAAACATTAGAATTATTGATTTAAATAGATCAATAGTTTTGTGTGGTTGGGTAAATAAAATAAGAAATTTTAGTCAATTTATTTTTATTGATATGCGAGATTGGACGGGTATTGTGCAACTTGTTTTTGAAAAAAAAAATAATAAAGCTTTTAAACAAGCTTTAGATTTAAAGAACGAATCTTGTATACAAGTGATAGGGATTGTCAAAAAAAGAAGTGCTAAAAATAAAAACTTAGATACCGGAGAAATAGAAATATTAGTAAATAAAATAAATATTTTTAATATTTCAAAAGCATTACCACTAGATTATTCAAATAATAGCAACGATGATATACGATTGAAATATCGTTACTTAGATCTTCGTCGTTCTCAATTATTAGAAAATCTTAAAATAAGAAATAAAATTACTTATTTAATAAGAATTTTTATGACAAAAAAAAATTTCTTAGATATTGAAACACCTTTTCTTACGAAATCTACACCAGAAGGTGCTCGAGACTATTTAGTACCCAGTAGGAATTATCCAGGAAAATTTTATGCACTACCTCAATCACCACAATTGTTTAAACAACTATTAATGATTTCTGGTATTGATAAATATTATCAAATCGTTAAATGTTTTCGAGATGAAGATTTGCGTGCAGATCGACAACCAGAATTTACACAAATTGACATTGAAGCTGCCTTCGTAAGCTCTTCTCAAATTAGAAATTTTGCAGAAAAATTAATAAAAAAAATTTGGCTTAAAATTATTGATTACAATTTAAATAAATTTCCTAAAATTTCTTTTTACGATGCTATACAACGTTATGGAACAGATAAACCTGATTTAAGAAATCCGATGGAAATTATTGATGTTACTGATATTTTTATTGAACAAAAATTTTCATCGTTTTTTAAGATCAATGCAGAGAAAAAAAATAGAATAGCTTTATTATGTTTTTTTCAAGGTAATAAGATAAGTCGTAAAAAAATTGATGAATATTCTAATTATGTAAAAAAATTTGGTTCAAAAAAATTATTTTATATAAAAATAAATACAATTGAAAATGGATTTGAAAATATCCAAAGTTCAATGAAAAATATTTTAGATAAAAACACATTAGAAAATATTTTACGTAAAACAAATGCAAAAAATGGAGATATCTTGTTTTTAATAGCTGACGAAGAAAAAATTGTTAATAAATCTCTTGGAATGCTACGCATAAAATTAGGTGATGATTTTGCATTTTTCAAAAAAAATACTTGGAAACCTGTTTGGATTGTAGACTTTCCTATGTTTAAAGAAGATTATAATGGAAAATTTTCTTGCAATCACCATCCATTTACTGCTTTAAAAAAAAATAATCAAAAAAAACTTAAAAAAAATCCCAATCTTGCTATTTCTGATAGTTATGATTTAGTAATTAATGGTTATGAAATTGGTGGTGGTTCAGTGCGTATTCATGATAGTAAAATACAGAAAAAAATATTTAATATCATTGGAATAGAAAAAAAAATTCAAATAGAAAAATTTGGTTTTTTAATAGAAGCACTAAAATATGGTGCACCTCCTCATGCAGGAATTGCTCTAGGATTAGATAGAATAGTTATGCTTTTAACAAAAACTAATAATATTAAAGATGTGATAGCTTTTCCGAAAACAACTTCGGCAAGTTGTTTAATGACTAACTCTCCTAGTAAATCAAAAAAATCAACTTTAAGTGAATTAGGTATCAATCTTAATAAAAATAAATAA
- the infA gene encoding translation initiation factor IF-1, with the protein MTKEDNIEMQGIVIDTLPNTMFRVELENKHVITAHISGKMRKNYIRILTGDKVTIELTPYDLTKGRIIFRSR; encoded by the coding sequence ATGACTAAAGAAGATAACATTGAAATGCAAGGAATTGTTATTGATACATTACCAAACACGATGTTTCGTGTTGAATTAGAAAATAAACATGTTATCACAGCACATATTTCAGGAAAAATGAGAAAAAATTATATTAGAATCCTAACAGGAGATAAAGTTACTATTGAGCTAACACCATATGATTTAACAAAGGGAAGAATTATTTTTAGAAGTCGTTAA
- the trxB gene encoding thioredoxin-disulfide reductase: MKLINHKKIIILGSGPAGYTASIYSSRANLNPLLITGTSKGGQLMNTNEIENWPGDFKKITGPELMNRMHEHSLKFKTEIIYDNIVSVEFKKKPFFLLGEQNKYTCDSVIIATGANPRYLGLSSENKFLGKGVSTCAVCDGFFYKNKEVAVVGGGNTAIEETLYLSNFVEKVHLIHRRSSFKAEKILIDRLLKIVKTKKVILYLNSTIKEILGNNQGVTHLFIQNNSLKENKKVKIIISGLFVAIGYTPNTDIFSNQLEMKDGYIKVQKGTHGNYTQTSIPGIFAAGDVIDHVYRQAITSSSSGCMAALDSERYLNSLS, from the coding sequence ATGAAATTAATAAATCATAAAAAAATAATTATTTTAGGTTCAGGACCAGCAGGATATACTGCTTCTATATATAGCTCTAGAGCTAATTTAAATCCTTTGTTGATTACTGGAACAAGTAAAGGCGGTCAATTAATGAATACCAATGAAATTGAAAATTGGCCAGGGGATTTTAAGAAAATTACTGGTCCTGAATTAATGAATCGCATGCATGAACATTCACTAAAATTTAAAACAGAAATTATATATGATAATATTGTTTCAGTAGAATTTAAAAAAAAACCATTCTTTTTATTAGGAGAACAAAATAAATATACATGCGATTCAGTTATTATTGCTACAGGTGCAAATCCTCGTTACTTAGGATTAAGTTCAGAAAACAAATTTTTAGGAAAAGGTGTTTCTACTTGTGCTGTATGTGACGGTTTTTTTTATAAAAACAAAGAAGTTGCAGTAGTAGGAGGTGGTAATACAGCTATAGAAGAAACATTATATTTATCAAATTTTGTAGAAAAAGTTCACTTAATTCATCGTAGATCTAGTTTTAAAGCTGAAAAAATTCTAATTGATAGATTACTAAAAATTGTGAAAACTAAAAAAGTTATTTTATATTTAAATTCTACTATAAAAGAAATTTTAGGAAATAATCAAGGCGTTACCCATTTATTTATTCAAAACAACAGTTTAAAAGAAAATAAAAAAGTAAAAATTATAATTTCTGGATTATTTGTTGCAATTGGTTATACACCAAATACAGATATATTTTCTAATCAATTAGAAATGAAAGATGGATACATTAAAGTACAAAAAGGAACTCATGGAAACTATACACAAACAAGCATACCGGGTATATTTGCAGCAGGTGATGTAATTGATCACGTATATAGACAAGCTATTACATCATCTTCAAGTGGCTGTATGGCTGCATTAGATAGTGAACGTTATCTTAATTCATTATCTTAA
- the serS gene encoding serine--tRNA ligase, translating to MLNPYLLRNQIHSIAEKLLKKNFELNISLISSMEEKRKKLQIKTENLQYKHNSLSVLFKKQKNFQEVDENLKRKLIESSKNLSSLKIKLNLLKEKIHNFSISIPNIPSDDVPKGCSSENNKVIKYWGKKKEYNFAIQDHVEIGKKLNELDWKSSAKISGSRFVLMKGNIALLHRALSQFMLDLHTVKHGYIETYVPYLVNHDALYGTGQLPKFSDDLFHINSIDKKKYILIPTAEVPLTNLFRNEILDEEKLPVMLTAHTPCFRSEASSYGRDSKGLIRLHQFDKVELVQIVQPEFSMNSLELLTNHAEKVLQLLDLPYRKVLLCGGEMGFSATKTYDLEVWFPSQKKYREISSCSNMSDFQARRMKTRYRKKSEKQNNFVHTLNGSGLAIGRTLAAILENYQDKDGRVKIPKILQKKYMKGIEYIN from the coding sequence ATGTTAAATCCTTATTTATTACGCAATCAAATACATTCGATAGCAGAAAAATTACTAAAAAAAAATTTTGAATTGAATATATCACTCATATCTTCTATGGAAGAAAAAAGAAAAAAATTGCAAATTAAAACAGAAAATTTGCAATATAAGCACAATAGCTTATCAGTGTTATTTAAAAAACAAAAAAATTTTCAAGAAGTAGACGAAAATTTAAAAAGAAAACTTATAGAATCAAGTAAAAATTTATCTTCTTTAAAAATTAAACTTAACCTATTAAAAGAAAAAATTCATAATTTTTCTATATCTATACCTAATATTCCTTCTGACGATGTTCCAAAAGGATGTTCATCAGAGAATAATAAAGTAATAAAATATTGGGGTAAAAAAAAAGAATATAATTTTGCTATTCAAGATCATGTAGAGATAGGAAAAAAACTAAATGAATTGGATTGGAAATCTTCTGCAAAAATATCAGGTTCAAGATTTGTTTTAATGAAAGGAAATATTGCTCTTTTACATCGTGCATTAAGTCAATTTATGTTAGATTTACATACTGTAAAACATGGATATATAGAAACGTATGTACCTTATTTAGTGAATCATGATGCACTTTACGGAACAGGGCAATTACCAAAATTTAGTGATGATTTATTTCATATTAATTCTATTGATAAAAAAAAATATATATTAATCCCTACAGCTGAAGTACCATTAACTAATTTATTTCGAAACGAAATACTAGATGAAGAAAAGTTACCTGTTATGTTAACAGCTCATACTCCTTGTTTTCGATCTGAAGCTTCTTCTTATGGACGTGATAGCAAGGGATTAATTCGATTACATCAATTTGATAAAGTAGAACTAGTTCAAATTGTACAACCTGAGTTTTCTATGAACTCTTTAGAATTATTAACTAATCATGCAGAAAAAGTTCTACAACTTTTGGATTTACCGTATAGAAAAGTTCTTTTATGTGGAGGAGAAATGGGTTTTTCTGCAACTAAAACATACGATTTAGAAGTCTGGTTCCCCTCTCAGAAAAAATATAGAGAAATTTCTTCTTGTTCTAATATGAGTGATTTTCAAGCTCGTCGCATGAAAACTCGTTATAGGAAAAAAAGTGAGAAACAAAATAATTTTGTTCATACATTAAACGGATCAGGTTTAGCAATTGGTAGAACATTGGCTGCTATATTAGAAAATTATCAAGATAAAGATGGTCGAGTTAAAATTCCAAAAATCTTGCAAAAAAAATATATGAAAGGTATAGAATATATAAATTAA
- the serC gene encoding phosphoserine transaminase, with protein sequence MNLIYNFSAGPAMIPKDVLHQAKNELQNWNQMGCSVMEISHRSKEFIQIALEAEQDLKDLLNVSNSYEILFCQGGARGQFAAVPMNLLGNFKETDYINSGYWSNCALIEAKKYCIPKNILVKKTKNGKIFLLKPSQWNISNNSAYIHYCPNETIDGMSIYEEPNFKNKIVVGDFSSFILSRKINIENYGLIYAGAQKNIGPSGITIILIRKDLIGYAAKISPSILNYHTMSKYNSMFNTPPTFSWYLSGLVFKWLKKQGGIKKIEKLNQKKSNLLYQIIDNSDFYINNIDRRNRSQMNVVFHLYNSKLNEDFLREAKDVGLNSLKGHSAIGGMRASIYNAMPLEGVQALAEFMLYFEKKYG encoded by the coding sequence ATGAATTTGATTTATAATTTTAGTGCTGGACCTGCCATGATTCCAAAAGATGTTCTTCATCAAGCAAAAAATGAATTACAAAATTGGAATCAAATGGGTTGTTCTGTTATGGAAATTAGTCACCGTAGTAAAGAATTTATTCAAATAGCATTAGAAGCAGAACAAGATTTAAAAGATTTATTGAATGTATCAAATTCTTATGAAATATTATTTTGTCAAGGCGGTGCTCGAGGTCAGTTTGCTGCTGTTCCGATGAATTTATTAGGTAATTTTAAAGAAACAGATTATATTAATAGTGGATATTGGTCAAATTGTGCGTTGATAGAAGCTAAAAAATATTGTATTCCTAAAAATATATTAGTTAAAAAGACAAAAAATGGGAAAATTTTTCTTTTAAAACCTTCTCAATGGAACATAAGCAATAATTCTGCATATATTCATTATTGTCCTAATGAAACTATAGATGGAATGTCAATTTATGAGGAACCAAATTTTAAAAATAAAATAGTAGTTGGGGATTTTTCATCGTTTATTTTGTCTCGTAAAATTAATATTGAAAATTATGGTTTAATTTATGCAGGTGCTCAAAAAAATATAGGTCCTTCAGGTATTACAATTATTCTTATTAGAAAAGATTTAATAGGATATGCTGCTAAGATATCTCCCTCTATTTTAAATTATCACACAATGTCAAAATATAATTCTATGTTTAATACACCACCTACATTTTCTTGGTATTTATCAGGATTAGTGTTTAAATGGTTAAAAAAACAAGGTGGAATAAAAAAAATTGAAAAGTTAAATCAAAAAAAATCAAATCTATTATATCAAATAATAGATAATAGTGATTTTTATATTAATAATATAGACAGAAGAAATCGATCGCAAATGAATGTTGTATTTCATTTATATAATTCTAAATTAAATGAAGATTTTTTAAGAGAAGCAAAAGATGTAGGTTTAAACTCTTTGAAAGGGCACAGTGCAATTGGAGGTATGCGTGCTTCTATTTATAATGCTATGCCATTAGAAGGCGTTCAAGCTTTAGCAGAATTTATGTTATATTTTGAAAAAAAATATGGATAA
- the aroA gene encoding 3-phosphoshikimate 1-carboxyvinyltransferase has translation MQKLLKLKPVSYVNGTIHLPGSKSISNRVLLLSAMANGITCLENLLDSQDTQYMLTALKTIGIKYYLSNNNTCCHIHGIGKAFYSPHFISLFLGNAGTAMRPLLAALSLNANNAVLSGDDRMHERPIKHLVDALKQGGAILEYQKSIGYPPILIKGGFVGGPITLNGSISSQFLTSLLMIAPLAIKNTSIFIKGNLVSKPYIDITLNLMKAFGVNITNDSYKSFYITGNQQYQSPGNYLIEGDASSASYFLAAAAIKGGSVKVTGVGKKSIQGDIEFAHVLEKMGAIIDWGDSFIVCTRNKLEKINLDMNHIPDAAMTIAIVALFAKGTSIIKNIYNWRVKETDRLFAMSKELKKIGAIVKEGKDFLSVTPPDIFKFAEIDTYNDHRIAMCFSLICLSGISVSILNPNCISKTFPSYFKDFLKISKFD, from the coding sequence ATGCAAAAACTTTTGAAGTTAAAACCAGTTTCTTATGTTAACGGAACTATTCATTTACCTGGTTCAAAAAGTATATCGAATAGAGTTTTATTATTGTCTGCTATGGCTAATGGAATTACTTGTTTAGAAAATTTGTTAGATAGTCAAGATACTCAATATATGTTAACTGCTCTAAAAACAATTGGAATTAAATATTATTTATCAAATAACAATACATGTTGTCATATACATGGTATCGGAAAAGCATTTTATTCACCTCATTTCATTTCATTATTTTTAGGAAATGCGGGGACAGCTATGCGGCCACTTCTTGCTGCTCTATCTTTGAATGCAAATAATGCTGTCTTAAGTGGAGATGATAGGATGCATGAAAGACCAATTAAACATCTTGTTGATGCGTTAAAGCAAGGTGGAGCAATCCTTGAATATCAAAAAAGTATAGGATATCCTCCTATTTTAATCAAAGGTGGATTTGTAGGTGGACCTATTACATTAAATGGAAGTATTTCTAGTCAATTTTTAACATCATTATTAATGATCGCTCCATTAGCAATAAAAAATACTAGCATATTTATTAAAGGAAATTTAGTTTCTAAACCTTATATTGATATTACGTTAAATCTAATGAAAGCTTTTGGAGTGAATATTACAAATGATTCTTACAAATCTTTTTACATAACGGGAAATCAACAGTACCAATCACCAGGAAATTATTTAATTGAAGGAGACGCATCTTCAGCATCATATTTTTTGGCAGCTGCTGCAATTAAAGGAGGTTCAGTAAAAGTTACTGGAGTTGGTAAAAAAAGTATTCAAGGTGATATAGAATTTGCTCATGTACTTGAAAAAATGGGAGCTATTATTGATTGGGGCGACTCTTTTATTGTTTGTACACGTAATAAATTAGAAAAAATAAACTTAGATATGAATCATATTCCTGATGCAGCGATGACTATTGCAATAGTAGCTCTTTTTGCCAAAGGAACTTCAATTATTAAAAATATATATAACTGGCGTGTTAAAGAAACTGATCGATTATTTGCAATGAGTAAAGAATTGAAAAAAATAGGTGCAATAGTCAAAGAAGGAAAAGACTTTTTATCTGTTACTCCTCCCGATATCTTTAAATTTGCAGAAATTGACACATATAATGATCACCGTATAGCTATGTGTTTTTCTTTAATATGTTTATCTGGAATAAGTGTTAGTATACTTAATCCAAATTGTATTTCTAAAACTTTCCCATCTTATTTTAAAGATTTTTTAAAAATTAGTAAATTTGATTAA
- a CDS encoding (d)CMP kinase has product MSKIVSQLTIFFKVKNILLYQQKYFRCSPGLIKEERNVGTVIFPNAIIKFFLDANFEHHVYRRKSQLKKQMLY; this is encoded by the coding sequence GTGAGTAAAATTGTTTCTCAATTAACAATTTTTTTTAAAGTTAAAAACATTTTGCTTTATCAACAAAAATATTTTCGTTGTTCTCCTGGATTAATAAAAGAGGAACGAAATGTGGGTACAGTAATTTTCCCTAATGCTATAATAAAATTTTTCTTAGACGCAAATTTCGAACATCATGTTTATAGAAGAAAATCACAACTAAAAAAACAGATGTTATATTGA
- a CDS encoding (d)CMP kinase, producing the protein MRDERDQNRSISPLYPSENAIILYSTKISFEKVVKTLTKHIVKKTNIYFKNKYRFLFVKIALFNMDY; encoded by the coding sequence ATTCGTGATGAACGTGATCAAAATCGATCAATTTCTCCTTTATACCCATCAGAAAATGCTATAATATTATATTCAACAAAAATAAGTTTTGAAAAAGTTGTTAAAACTTTAACAAAGCATATTGTTAAAAAAACAAATATATATTTTAAAAATAAATATAGATTTTTATTCGTAAAAATTGCACTCTTTAATATGGACTATTAA